One stretch of Nitrososphaerota archaeon DNA includes these proteins:
- a CDS encoding winged helix-turn-helix transcriptional regulator yields the protein MAERESQFDASRAELFEALGHPARVQILRALERKPLGFAELKREVGIESSGHLQFHLRKLTGLVGTTSDGVYALTDEGREAIRVLNTTTTGSGQIAAKARTSLRRTDWTRPLLAVLLIGLVVLAGVAVYQQEQIAGLNSELSANGLRPSWLFKGAYAFYAGSNNYTFPANNSGCPRCTETAGWNVRLQVENFNSTDVEMMYFTNQTSSIAPCSYQCSGSFVTNTTNWYDIRVAPTLLPISILGMVPAAASYTTLVLNGHTYDVTLYPYQAPGSAFDVYVYTSVGFPILYSSPATNASHEPLNIWITQTNIPGLTPLASTTP from the coding sequence ATGGCAGAACGGGAGAGCCAGTTCGACGCGTCGAGGGCGGAGCTCTTCGAAGCCCTTGGGCATCCTGCGCGCGTCCAAATCCTGAGGGCCCTGGAGCGAAAGCCCTTGGGATTTGCCGAGTTAAAGAGGGAGGTGGGCATCGAGAGCAGCGGCCATCTTCAATTCCACCTCCGGAAGCTCACTGGTCTAGTGGGCACCACGTCTGATGGAGTTTACGCTCTCACGGATGAAGGAAGGGAGGCCATAAGGGTCCTCAACACTACGACCACCGGCTCAGGACAAATCGCAGCAAAAGCTAGGACTTCGCTCAGGCGGACCGATTGGACAAGACCTCTATTGGCTGTCCTTTTGATCGGCTTGGTCGTCCTGGCTGGAGTCGCGGTCTACCAGCAGGAACAGATCGCCGGGCTGAACAGCGAGCTGTCCGCCAATGGCCTCCGTCCATCCTGGCTCTTCAAAGGCGCCTACGCGTTCTATGCAGGCAGCAATAACTACACGTTCCCCGCGAATAATTCTGGATGTCCACGATGCACGGAGACCGCAGGGTGGAACGTGAGGCTGCAGGTCGAGAATTTCAACTCGACAGACGTTGAGATGATGTATTTCACCAACCAGACGAGCAGCATCGCTCCATGCTCGTACCAATGCTCCGGTTCCTTCGTAACCAACACGACGAACTGGTATGACATCCGCGTAGCCCCCACATTGCTCCCTATCTCCATCTTAGGAATGGTGCCTGCTGCCGCCTCCTACACGACGCTTGTCCTCAATGGTCATACGTATGATGTCACGCTTTATCCGTATCAAGCTCCGGGGTCTGCCTTCGACGTGTATGTCTACACGAGTGTGGGATTCCCAATCTTGTATAGTAGTCCCGCAACCAACGCCTCCCATGAACCATTGAACATTTGGATAACCCAGACGAACATACCTGGCCTGACCCCGCTGGCATCCACGACACCTTAG